One stretch of Daphnia pulicaria isolate SC F1-1A chromosome 6, SC_F0-13Bv2, whole genome shotgun sequence DNA includes these proteins:
- the LOC124342866 gene encoding uncharacterized protein LOC124342866, translating to MTRTRSACDSTIGSKDVVISEHESCVIDGFVFFSFATADDQLAFSRLSTSELREVPVLIHPVAPNIAETKDVLFIDCGTSDLKGNTDKTHRERKTCSLCGEAFAFEFSLEFHLRYIIPKNSKKLYCEFCPHISLSGETMRMHNQHVHGKKIFDRYKGEDFLKELCGGTVPTCKPLWWNSSNL from the exons ATGACAAGAACCCGCAGTGCCTGTGATTCAACCATTGGCAGTAAGGATGTGGTCATCAGCGAACATGAATCCTGTGTGATAGATggctttgtatttttttcgtttgcgaCGGCCGATGATCAACTAGCATTTTCACGATTATCAACGAGTGAACTGCGCGAGGTTCCTGTACTCATTCATCCAGTTGCCCCAAATATTGCTGAAACTAAAg ATGTACTCTTCATCGACTGCGGCACTTCCGATCTGAAAGGAAATACAGATAAGACTCATCGCGAGAGAAAAACTTGCTCTTTATGCGGGGAG GCATTCGCGTTTGAATTTTCTCTCGAATTTCATCTTCGTTACATTAtcccgaaaaattcaaaaaaactttACTGTGAATTTTGCCCCCAT ATCTCTTTAAGCGGTGAAACTATGCGAATGCATAACCAACATGTTCACGGCAAAAAAATCTTCGACCG GTATAAAGgcgaagattttttaaaagaactgTGTGGTGGAACAGTTCCAACCTGTAAGCCATTGTGGTGGAACAGTTCCAACCTGTAA